The following are encoded together in the Armatimonadota bacterium genome:
- a CDS encoding type II toxin-antitoxin system HicB family antitoxin, whose amino-acid sequence MRQVVLYPGEDGYWVAECPSLPGCVSQGRTREEAIANVREAIQAYVGALEDDGLPVPPERFEAVVVVV is encoded by the coding sequence ATGAGACAGGTCGTCTTGTATCCCGGCGAGGACGGCTACTGGGTGGCAGAGTGTCCGAGCCTTCCGGGTTGTGTGAGCCAGGGGAGGACAAGGGAAGAGGCAATTGCCAACGTTCGAGAAGCGATCCAGGCCTACGTTGGGGCGCTCGAGGATGACGGGCTGCCCGTCCCACCGGAGCGGTTCGAAGCCGTCGTGGTAGTGGTGTGA
- a CDS encoding type II toxin-antitoxin system HicA family toxin, with amino-acid sequence MSKLPRVSGRDCVRALERAGFYRRRHTGSHIVMRRDDPFAQVVVPDHDELDRGTLRAILRHAGLSVEELLRLL; translated from the coding sequence GTGAGCAAGCTCCCGCGTGTTTCCGGGCGTGACTGCGTCCGGGCCCTGGAGCGAGCCGGCTTCTACCGCAGGCGGCATACAGGCAGTCATATCGTCATGCGGAGGGACGATCCGTTCGCGCAGGTAGTGGTGCCGGATCACGACGAACTCGACCGCGGTACCTTGCGGGCGATCTTACGGCACGCGGGGCTCAGTGTGGAAGAGCTCCTGCGGCTTCTTTGA
- a CDS encoding MBL fold metallo-hydrolase RNA specificity domain-containing protein: MPATITVYDGTDTIGGNKILLEDGDASLWLDFGASFHARNLYFEEFLAPRSRTGLLDLVQMGLLPPLRGIYRADMEDPDGRVWDRAGRFSHFRECRADAVLLSHAHLDHCGYISFLDPFVPIVCTAMTAYLCKAIQDCGAHQFEGEVCYAIPKQATDEGTLGALPARDFPFQRRPYLLTDEVPADPERFWNLPPSAPRGRYFPSQTLRVADRIAGLRVRFLPVDHSIHGSAAVAVETSSGWVVYTGDLRRHGRDRALTDAFVREARALDPVALVCEGTNVDRGPGPTEEEVMEACLRTVQDAHGEFVVADFGPRNVERLLIFLEIARRTGRRLAVTEKDAYMLAAMHVVDPAIPTPVTEPALTIYRRALLKPQTWVKFVRHRYPDHVTAAHVNAHPGDYLLCMSFFDITELIDIDPVGGIWIYSASEPHDEEQQFEMQRLRNWLVRFGLTPVGLTDLPSPYHASGHISGPELRDLIEEIGPRRVIPVHTARPADFLNLFRGTDVVLPQTGVPIPLGA; the protein is encoded by the coding sequence TTGCCGGCCACCATCACCGTCTACGACGGCACCGACACCATCGGCGGCAACAAGATCCTCCTGGAGGACGGCGACGCCTCGCTGTGGCTGGACTTCGGGGCGTCCTTCCACGCGCGCAACCTCTACTTCGAAGAGTTCCTCGCCCCGCGCTCTCGCACGGGTTTGCTCGATTTGGTCCAGATGGGGCTGCTGCCGCCGCTGCGCGGCATCTACCGCGCCGACATGGAAGACCCCGACGGCCGAGTCTGGGACCGGGCGGGCCGCTTCTCCCACTTCCGCGAGTGCCGCGCAGACGCGGTGCTGCTGTCGCACGCCCACCTGGACCACTGCGGGTACATCTCGTTCTTGGACCCGTTCGTCCCCATCGTCTGCACGGCGATGACGGCCTACCTGTGCAAGGCGATCCAGGACTGCGGCGCCCACCAGTTCGAAGGGGAGGTTTGCTATGCGATCCCCAAGCAGGCCACGGACGAGGGGACGCTGGGGGCCTTACCGGCGCGGGACTTCCCGTTCCAGCGGCGGCCGTACCTACTGACCGACGAGGTGCCCGCCGACCCGGAGCGATTTTGGAATCTACCTCCCTCCGCGCCGCGCGGACGGTACTTCCCCTCCCAGACCCTGCGCGTCGCCGACCGCATCGCCGGCCTGCGGGTGCGCTTCTTGCCCGTCGACCACTCCATCCACGGCTCGGCGGCCGTCGCGGTCGAGACCTCCTCCGGATGGGTCGTCTACACCGGTGACCTGCGCCGCCACGGCCGCGACCGTGCACTCACCGATGCCTTCGTGCGGGAAGCTCGCGCCCTCGATCCGGTCGCGCTGGTGTGCGAGGGCACCAACGTCGACCGCGGCCCGGGCCCAACTGAGGAAGAAGTGATGGAGGCGTGCCTTCGCACGGTGCAGGACGCCCATGGCGAGTTCGTCGTGGCGGACTTCGGCCCGCGCAACGTCGAGCGGCTGCTGATCTTCCTGGAGATCGCGCGCCGCACAGGCCGACGACTGGCCGTCACGGAAAAAGACGCCTACATGCTCGCCGCGATGCACGTCGTCGATCCCGCGATCCCCACACCGGTCACCGAACCTGCGCTCACCATTTACCGCCGCGCCCTGCTGAAGCCGCAGACCTGGGTGAAGTTCGTGCGCCACCGCTATCCCGACCACGTCACCGCAGCGCACGTCAACGCTCACCCGGGAGACTACCTCCTGTGTATGTCGTTCTTCGACATCACGGAACTGATCGACATCGACCCCGTGGGAGGGATCTGGATCTACTCGGCCAGCGAACCCCACGACGAGGAGCAGCAGTTCGAGATGCAGCGGCTGCGCAACTGGCTTGTGCGCTTCGGTCTGACGCCGGTCGGCCTGACCGACTTACCGTCGCCCTACCACGCCTCGGGCCACATCAGCGGACCGGAACTGCGCGACCTCATCGAGGAGATCGGGCCGCGTCGTGTCATCCCGGTGCACACCGCGCGACCGGCGGACTTCCTCAACCTCTTCCGGGGCACTGACGTCGTGCTGCCCCAAACCGGCGTCCCGATCCCGCTCGGCGCCTAG
- a CDS encoding DMT family transporter, whose product MTFARTGAVALAVTGSYLLVVGPVGLVATPAGIAWGLASAALFATYTLLARRRVARADQWGTLVLALLSGAVVWSLGVPPHTAWLQPYTPSQWLLFAHLAVLATVLPFELFLYGLRFVSPSRAGLTATLEPVVAAFVAYAVLEEWLNVRQVAGGVLIVLAVAWTQVAAERATALPAPD is encoded by the coding sequence TTGACGTTCGCGCGCACCGGCGCGGTCGCACTCGCGGTCACCGGCTCATACCTGCTGGTCGTCGGTCCCGTAGGGCTGGTGGCCACGCCGGCGGGCATCGCGTGGGGTCTAGCCTCGGCCGCTTTGTTCGCGACCTACACGCTGCTCGCGCGGCGACGGGTGGCGCGCGCCGACCAGTGGGGGACTCTGGTCTTGGCGCTGCTGTCCGGCGCAGTCGTTTGGAGCCTCGGCGTGCCGCCGCACACAGCGTGGCTGCAACCATACACACCCTCGCAGTGGTTGCTGTTCGCCCACCTGGCCGTGCTGGCGACTGTGCTGCCGTTCGAGCTGTTCTTGTATGGGCTGCGCTTCGTCTCGCCCAGCCGCGCAGGGCTGACAGCGACGTTGGAGCCGGTTGTCGCCGCGTTCGTGGCCTACGCGGTGCTGGAGGAGTGGCTGAACGTCCGGCAGGTCGCCGGCGGGGTGCTGATCGTGCTCGCCGTGGCGTGGACCCAGGTCGCAGCCGAAAGGGCCACCGCCCTACCGGCTCCGGATTGA
- a CDS encoding EamA family transporter: MQDQTRRYLAVIAAASLWGVSGVVAKALFNEQIPPHVLIEIRLTGAAVVGLAYLLAFRRHALRQAWASRGPIFVLGLVLAFTQFAYYAAINLTNVATAIFLQ; encoded by the coding sequence ATGCAGGACCAAACCCGAAGATACCTCGCCGTCATCGCGGCGGCGTCGCTGTGGGGGGTCTCCGGTGTGGTCGCCAAGGCCCTGTTCAACGAGCAGATCCCCCCGCATGTCCTCATCGAGATCCGTCTGACGGGCGCCGCGGTCGTCGGGCTGGCCTACCTCCTGGCGTTCCGCCGGCATGCGCTGCGCCAGGCCTGGGCCAGCCGCGGGCCGATCTTCGTCCTGGGCTTGGTGCTCGCGTTCACCCAGTTCGCCTACTACGCCGCGATCAACCTCACCAACGTGGCGACGGCGATCTTCCTGCAGTAG
- a CDS encoding polysaccharide deacetylase family protein has product MSLLWIAGGAGVCALAYTVGAQAAARAGGAVRRGPAVMRVALTFDDGPHPECTPRFLQTLARYGVRATFFLIGQHAEEAPDVARAIGQAGHDVGSHTYRHRHLWRLGPRATREEIARGRRAVERTAGVDPRYFRPPWGTFNAAALRACRAEGLIPVLWTVRGEGYRWRPAASEMAREVVRRCHPGAIVNLHDRGGFPDTPERVLGALPEIIAGLRARGLEPVTLSDLLASECSGRESGVEHPG; this is encoded by the coding sequence GTGAGCCTCTTGTGGATCGCGGGGGGAGCCGGTGTGTGTGCACTCGCCTACACTGTGGGTGCTCAGGCCGCGGCGCGCGCCGGCGGTGCGGTTCGCCGCGGTCCCGCGGTGATGCGCGTCGCGCTCACCTTCGACGACGGCCCACATCCCGAATGTACCCCGCGGTTCCTCCAGACCCTTGCCCGGTACGGCGTCCGCGCGACGTTCTTTCTCATCGGGCAGCACGCTGAGGAGGCACCGGACGTCGCGCGCGCGATCGGCCAGGCCGGGCACGACGTTGGCAGTCACACCTACCGCCACCGCCACCTGTGGCGTCTGGGACCGCGCGCCACGCGCGAGGAGATCGCCCGCGGACGCCGGGCGGTGGAGCGGACCGCAGGGGTCGACCCGCGCTACTTCCGTCCACCGTGGGGAACGTTCAACGCGGCGGCGCTGCGAGCGTGCCGAGCGGAGGGCCTGATCCCGGTGCTGTGGACCGTCCGCGGCGAGGGCTACCGCTGGCGACCTGCGGCCTCGGAGATGGCCCGAGAGGTGGTGCGCCGCTGCCACCCCGGCGCGATCGTGAACCTGCACGACCGCGGAGGCTTCCCCGACACCCCCGAGCGTGTCCTGGGCGCTCTGCCGGAGATCATCGCGGGCTTGCGGGCCAGAGGATTGGAGCCGGTCACGCTGTCGGATCTGCTGGCGTCCGAATGCAGCGGGCGGGAGTCGGGAGTCGAGCATCCGGGCTGA
- a CDS encoding MFS transporter, translating to MIAAARTPLAPHVAVIGLVECARGALLFTLLPNHLRFGVGHQMSVVGLALSAYYIAELAAKVPSGWLVDHWGRRVPLYGGITLSLLAVVMFSRVESTAAILLAAAIGGLGASPVWPSVVSGVAEATEPGGRGGAMGAVFTSWMIGTGTGFVVANFLLEIHTAVAFGFVAGCLTGALVLARRIIADRSTGRVQEALRESVHEVEITAARLWPLIGGMFLQTVSIGMLMPILSPYAREVLSLSPFWIGVLLVAGPGLTVLLLVPLGRTIDRVDRVEVLPAALALGAAVLFALPFFRSLWILIPLVAILGLGYATMLPAWNALIMDLLPPSRRATLLGLAMSIEGMGIAFGTTIGGVLWDSFGPSTPFHAAAVLLVVVAMGYVALLPKSVEPVLNRRARRAVDRTGPHP from the coding sequence ATGATCGCCGCGGCCCGCACTCCGCTCGCCCCTCACGTCGCCGTGATCGGTCTGGTGGAGTGCGCCCGCGGGGCGCTGCTGTTCACACTGCTGCCGAACCACCTCCGCTTCGGGGTCGGTCACCAGATGTCGGTGGTCGGTCTGGCGCTCTCCGCCTACTACATCGCCGAACTCGCAGCCAAGGTACCTTCGGGGTGGCTGGTCGACCACTGGGGCCGGCGCGTCCCCCTGTACGGCGGCATCACGCTGTCGTTGCTGGCGGTCGTGATGTTCTCCCGAGTGGAGTCGACCGCGGCGATCCTGCTGGCCGCAGCGATCGGGGGACTGGGCGCGTCACCGGTCTGGCCGTCGGTGGTCAGCGGCGTCGCAGAGGCGACCGAACCGGGAGGCCGCGGCGGCGCGATGGGGGCGGTGTTTACCAGCTGGATGATCGGCACCGGTACTGGGTTCGTCGTCGCCAACTTCCTGCTGGAGATCCACACCGCCGTGGCGTTTGGGTTCGTCGCAGGCTGCCTGACGGGCGCGCTCGTCCTCGCACGCCGGATCATCGCCGACCGGTCGACGGGTCGGGTACAGGAGGCGCTGCGGGAATCGGTGCACGAGGTGGAGATCACCGCCGCGCGGCTGTGGCCGCTCATCGGGGGGATGTTCCTGCAGACCGTCTCCATCGGCATGCTCATGCCGATCCTGTCGCCCTACGCACGCGAGGTGCTGAGTCTGAGCCCGTTCTGGATCGGCGTCCTGCTGGTGGCCGGGCCGGGTCTGACGGTGCTGTTGCTCGTCCCGCTCGGCCGAACGATCGACCGGGTCGACCGCGTGGAGGTCCTGCCCGCCGCGCTCGCCCTGGGCGCGGCGGTCCTGTTCGCGCTGCCGTTCTTCCGGTCGCTGTGGATCCTCATCCCGCTCGTCGCGATCCTCGGCCTGGGCTACGCGACGATGCTGCCGGCGTGGAACGCGCTCATCATGGACCTGCTGCCGCCCTCGCGGCGTGCCACGCTGCTGGGGCTGGCGATGTCGATCGAGGGGATGGGAATCGCGTTCGGCACCACGATCGGCGGCGTGCTGTGGGACTCGTTCGGCCCGTCCACCCCGTTTCACGCCGCTGCCGTGCTGCTCGTCGTCGTGGCCATGGGCTACGTGGCGCTGCTGCCGAAGTCGGTCGAGCCGGTGCTAAACCGCCGCGCTCGGCGCGCCGTGGACCGCACGGGGCCGCATCCGTGA
- a CDS encoding glycosyltransferase yields the protein MTTASDNPARAQPAQAGPAILVLSATYGGGHQRVAEVLDGVWRETAPGVRVEIVDFFDAFVNPTLNHLTRSLYINSVRHAPRLWGAFYYATGNIRPDSPTQKWINRLGRRRLAAYIREHKPDVVVHTHPTPAGVMSDLKAESIVDRPAAVVITDYAIHSQWIHPHVERYCVATDEIRAGLEDRGIPPERITVTGIPIDPVFATPMDRTEAARRLGLDPARTTVLVMAGAYAMLGGVVDVHRVLMHSSRPVQAVFICGRDPALVERLRQRSRRRPDFHVHGYVTNVHEWMSAADLLVTKAGGITVSEALAKELPMVVYRPIPGQEDWNTRTVAGAGAAKVARDPEDLARVLDALLADPGEIESMRRAARRLKRPRAAHDVARVVLDLVASA from the coding sequence ATGACAACCGCATCGGACAACCCCGCGCGCGCCCAGCCCGCCCAAGCGGGACCGGCGATCCTTGTGCTGTCCGCGACCTACGGGGGCGGCCACCAGCGCGTAGCCGAGGTGCTGGACGGGGTCTGGCGCGAAACCGCGCCCGGTGTCCGGGTTGAGATCGTCGACTTCTTCGACGCGTTCGTGAACCCGACGCTCAACCATCTCACGCGCTCTCTGTACATCAACAGCGTGCGGCACGCGCCCCGGCTGTGGGGCGCGTTCTACTATGCCACCGGGAACATTCGCCCCGACTCACCGACCCAGAAGTGGATCAATCGGCTCGGCCGCCGGCGGTTGGCGGCTTACATCCGGGAGCACAAGCCCGACGTCGTCGTCCACACGCACCCGACGCCGGCGGGCGTGATGTCCGATCTCAAGGCCGAATCGATCGTCGACCGGCCGGCGGCGGTCGTGATCACCGACTACGCCATCCACTCACAGTGGATCCACCCTCACGTCGAACGCTACTGCGTCGCGACGGACGAGATCCGAGCCGGGCTGGAGGACCGCGGCATCCCGCCCGAACGCATCACCGTCACCGGCATCCCGATCGACCCGGTGTTCGCCACACCGATGGACCGGACGGAGGCCGCGCGCCGCCTGGGGCTGGACCCTGCACGGACAACCGTCCTGGTCATGGCCGGTGCGTACGCGATGCTCGGCGGCGTCGTGGACGTCCATCGTGTGCTGATGCACAGCTCCCGGCCGGTGCAGGCGGTGTTCATCTGCGGCCGCGATCCGGCCCTGGTGGAAAGGCTCCGACAGCGCAGCCGGCGGCGGCCGGACTTCCACGTCCACGGGTATGTGACGAACGTCCACGAGTGGATGAGCGCAGCCGACCTGCTCGTGACGAAGGCAGGCGGGATCACGGTCTCCGAGGCCCTGGCCAAGGAACTGCCGATGGTCGTCTATCGCCCGATCCCCGGCCAGGAGGACTGGAACACGCGCACCGTCGCCGGCGCCGGCGCGGCCAAGGTTGCCAGGGACCCCGAGGACCTCGCGCGGGTGCTGGACGCGTTGCTGGCCGACCCCGGAGAGATCGAGTCGATGCGACGGGCAGCCCGGCGCCTCAAGCGGCCGCGCGCCGCGCACGACGTCGCGCGCGTGGTCCTCGACCTCGTCGCGAGCGCATGA
- a CDS encoding diacylglycerol kinase family lipid kinase → MEPLLLIANPYAGGGRIGDLMPTIARVLRSRGAAHEVRTASGFEAFASLAERAADEGFGAVVAVGGDGTVNAVVNGVMRAGARIPVGIIPAGTANEFVRSLPIPRGVQKAAQVLTTGVPAAIDVAEVNGRYFANVLGIGLDARVAAGASRLRDRLSMRGRAVYYLASLLELVSSREPVRVEVVTESDAFSGSVLAIVAVNGRMYGERVPSLPAPGLRDGLLDLYIVRETHRMRSINVTWKVIRRTPVPEVLMQRCGRVTVEADRSIDAHVDGNPLGRARRLEARVVPRGIRVLLPPDALPWRPVPRPVEAAAR, encoded by the coding sequence ATGGAGCCGCTGTTGCTGATCGCCAACCCCTATGCCGGCGGGGGACGCATCGGCGACCTGATGCCGACGATCGCGCGCGTCCTGCGGTCCCGCGGGGCCGCGCACGAAGTCCGTACGGCCTCGGGGTTCGAGGCATTTGCCTCGTTGGCCGAGCGCGCGGCCGACGAGGGATTCGGGGCCGTGGTCGCTGTCGGGGGGGACGGCACCGTCAACGCCGTGGTCAACGGGGTGATGCGCGCCGGCGCCCGCATCCCCGTGGGCATCATCCCCGCCGGCACCGCCAACGAGTTCGTCCGCAGCCTCCCCATCCCGCGGGGCGTGCAGAAGGCGGCGCAGGTCCTCACGACGGGCGTACCCGCAGCGATCGACGTGGCCGAGGTGAACGGACGCTACTTCGCCAACGTACTGGGGATCGGGCTGGACGCCCGCGTGGCCGCCGGAGCCAGCCGGCTGCGGGACCGGCTCAGCATGCGCGGGCGTGCCGTCTACTACCTCGCCAGCCTGCTAGAACTGGTGAGCAGCCGCGAGCCCGTCCGCGTCGAGGTGGTCACCGAGTCGGACGCCTTCAGCGGTTCTGTCCTGGCGATCGTCGCTGTCAACGGCCGCATGTACGGCGAGCGCGTCCCCTCCCTCCCCGCACCCGGTCTGCGCGACGGCCTGCTCGACCTGTACATCGTACGGGAAACCCACCGGATGCGGTCGATCAACGTGACGTGGAAGGTGATCCGGCGGACGCCGGTCCCCGAGGTGCTCATGCAGCGCTGCGGGCGGGTCACCGTCGAGGCCGACCGCAGCATCGACGCGCACGTGGATGGCAATCCCCTGGGGCGCGCGCGGCGGTTGGAAGCACGGGTGGTGCCGCGCGGCATCCGCGTGCTGCTGCCACCCGACGCCCTGCCGTGGAGGCCGGTGCCGCGTCCTGTCGAAGCGGCCGCGCGCTGA
- a CDS encoding DUF2877 domain-containing protein: MASRRIVSYPAPRRPLLEGTAAGRVLSVHRRSVYVELRPPTGGAILAIVDAELGNGPLNLVADRLDTEQFCLRQGDRVCLVDGQMTVGGGSFPGAKPLTLSVREARPHDPHLRLCATDLDPKAVSACAAFVAREGPADGLAVLLSVLDATPRTRALPSAWQQKALAAAQTLLRGLRTDEADEIRSGAQRLCGLGLGLTPSGDDFLVGVLIGLRLAGADPRPIVEAATDTTRISRAYLEAAAHGQANEPWHDLLQALRSEGGWEPSARRLLRWGETSGADMMAGFFAWWNGCVGGRPPVTRYNGSV; the protein is encoded by the coding sequence ATGGCTTCACGGCGGATCGTCTCGTATCCGGCGCCCCGACGCCCCCTCCTCGAAGGCACGGCCGCCGGGCGCGTCCTGTCGGTACACCGCCGCAGCGTGTACGTGGAACTGAGGCCTCCGACGGGCGGCGCCATCCTCGCGATCGTGGACGCCGAGCTGGGAAACGGACCGCTCAATCTCGTCGCGGACCGCCTCGACACGGAACAGTTCTGCCTGCGCCAGGGCGATCGCGTCTGTCTGGTCGACGGCCAGATGACCGTGGGCGGCGGTTCGTTTCCTGGCGCGAAGCCGCTCACCCTATCGGTGCGCGAAGCCCGCCCGCACGACCCTCACTTGCGCCTTTGTGCCACAGATCTCGATCCAAAGGCCGTGTCTGCGTGCGCCGCGTTCGTGGCGCGAGAAGGGCCCGCCGACGGTCTGGCGGTCCTGCTGTCGGTGCTGGACGCGACGCCCCGCACGCGTGCGCTGCCGTCCGCCTGGCAACAGAAGGCGCTCGCCGCCGCGCAGACCCTGCTGCGCGGCCTACGCACGGACGAGGCGGATGAGATCCGAAGCGGAGCGCAGCGGCTGTGCGGCCTGGGTCTTGGGTTGACGCCCTCGGGCGACGACTTTTTGGTCGGCGTGCTGATCGGCCTCCGGCTCGCCGGCGCCGATCCGCGACCCATCGTCGAGGCGGCCACCGACACCACGCGCATCTCGCGCGCCTACCTCGAGGCGGCGGCCCACGGACAGGCGAACGAACCGTGGCACGATCTGCTGCAGGCGTTACGGAGCGAAGGCGGCTGGGAGCCGTCGGCGCGCAGACTGCTGCGCTGGGGCGAGACGTCCGGTGCGGACATGATGGCGGGCTTCTTTGCATGGTGGAATGGATGTGTTGGCGGACGGCCGCCCGTCACCCGGTACAATGGAAGCGTCTAA
- a CDS encoding FAD binding domain-containing protein, whose amino-acid sequence MKPPRFDYYDPHTLDEALALLAEHGDEGKILAGGQSLLPLLSMRLARPRVLIDINRLIELDYVRATDKEVRIGATARQRRIERSDAARRLPLLLDAIRWIGHPQIRNRGTVCGSLAHADPAAELPGVAAAVGATFVVRSAAGERLLQAEEFFVHYLTTGLRADEMLVEVRFPVFPNGWGWAFEEVSNRHGDYALCGVAAGVRVEEGRVVEARLAYVGVGPVPVRLVEAERAAACGEAVDEGARAAAAEAASRLEPDGDMHASAEFRRHLAGVLTRRALHRAHQRTASGDRAVQAPATPPDLAAGIGDRGVTLGERTQPPLELGGEPARRIRMRVNGVEHALTVPVRKTLADALREDLGLTGTHLGCEHGVCGACTVLLDGEAVRSCLLLAVQADGAELITVEGLGSPDRLHPLQQAFWEHHGLQCGFCTPGFLTTLVAFLRDNPAPTREQIREAISGNLCRCTGYVNIVDAVERAAALMRQGRSGS is encoded by the coding sequence ATGAAGCCCCCACGCTTCGACTACTACGATCCGCACACGCTGGACGAGGCGCTGGCGCTGCTGGCGGAGCACGGCGACGAAGGGAAGATCCTGGCCGGCGGCCAGAGCCTCCTGCCGCTGCTGAGCATGCGCCTGGCGCGCCCGCGGGTACTGATCGACATCAACCGCCTCATTGAACTCGACTACGTGCGCGCCACGGACAAAGAGGTGCGCATCGGGGCGACGGCGCGGCAGCGAAGGATCGAACGCAGTGACGCCGCACGACGCTTGCCGCTGCTCCTCGATGCGATCCGCTGGATCGGACACCCGCAGATCCGCAACCGCGGGACGGTGTGCGGCAGCCTCGCCCATGCCGATCCGGCGGCGGAGTTGCCCGGCGTGGCCGCGGCCGTGGGCGCGACGTTCGTCGTGCGCAGCGCCGCGGGTGAGCGCCTGCTACAGGCGGAGGAATTCTTCGTCCACTACCTGACCACCGGATTGAGAGCCGACGAGATGCTGGTCGAGGTGCGGTTCCCCGTCTTCCCGAACGGATGGGGCTGGGCGTTCGAGGAGGTGAGCAACCGTCACGGCGACTATGCGCTGTGCGGCGTGGCGGCCGGCGTCCGGGTGGAAGAGGGGCGGGTCGTCGAAGCTCGGCTGGCCTACGTCGGGGTGGGCCCGGTGCCGGTGCGCCTGGTCGAGGCGGAGCGGGCCGCCGCTTGCGGCGAGGCCGTCGACGAGGGTGCCCGCGCCGCTGCCGCAGAGGCCGCATCGCGCCTGGAACCGGACGGGGACATGCACGCGTCGGCGGAGTTCCGCCGACACCTGGCCGGTGTGCTCACACGGCGCGCGCTCCACCGCGCCCACCAGAGAACGGCATCTGGGGATCGAGCCGTGCAAGCGCCCGCGACCCCACCCGACCTGGCGGCCGGGATCGGGGACCGCGGGGTGACGCTGGGCGAACGCACGCAGCCGCCGCTTGAGCTGGGTGGCGAACCCGCCCGCCGGATCCGCATGCGGGTCAACGGCGTCGAGCACGCGCTGACGGTCCCGGTGCGCAAGACGCTGGCCGATGCGTTGCGAGAAGACCTGGGCCTGACCGGGACCCACCTGGGATGCGAGCACGGGGTGTGCGGCGCCTGCACGGTGCTGCTCGACGGCGAGGCGGTGCGCTCCTGCCTGCTGCTGGCGGTCCAGGCGGACGGCGCAGAACTGATCACGGTCGAGGGTCTTGGCTCTCCCGACAGGCTGCACCCGCTGCAGCAGGCATTCTGGGAGCACCACGGACTGCAGTGTGGATTCTGCACACCGGGATTCCTGACGACGCTCGTCGCATTCCTCCGAGACAACCCCGCGCCCACGCGCGAGCAGATCCGCGAGGCGATCTCCGGAAACCTGTGCCGCTGCACCGGATACGTGAACATCGTGGACGCCGTGGAACGCGCGGCGGCGCTGATGCGGCAGGGCCGGTCCGGCTCGTAG
- a CDS encoding carbon monoxide dehydrogenase subunit G: MRIEGAETLHAPRDRVWQMLNDPQSLASCTPGLKELNPLGPDEFEAVISIGIAAVKGTYKGKLRITERAAPQRYAIQVEGSSGAGFVRASGAIELEDRGGETGVRWSGDVQVGGALVIGTRMIPGIAKMLAGQFFQCLDRKLAEAP; encoded by the coding sequence ATGAGAATCGAGGGCGCCGAGACGCTTCACGCCCCGCGCGACCGGGTGTGGCAGATGCTCAACGACCCGCAGTCGCTCGCCTCTTGCACGCCGGGTCTGAAGGAACTCAACCCCCTCGGGCCCGACGAGTTCGAGGCGGTGATCTCGATCGGCATCGCAGCGGTCAAGGGGACCTACAAGGGGAAGCTGCGGATCACCGAGCGGGCCGCGCCGCAGCGGTACGCGATCCAGGTCGAGGGCAGCAGCGGCGCGGGGTTCGTGCGCGCCAGCGGCGCCATCGAACTCGAGGACCGCGGCGGCGAGACCGGCGTGCGCTGGTCGGGCGACGTCCAGGTCGGCGGGGCGCTGGTCATCGGCACGCGGATGATCCCCGGCATCGCGAAGATGCTGGCCGGTCAGTTCTTCCAGTGTCTGGACCGCAAACTGGCCGAGGCCCCATGA